The Pyrus communis chromosome 8, drPyrComm1.1, whole genome shotgun sequence region AACTCTGGAAAACAATGGGATGGTTGgttgttgacaaaaaaaaaatacgacATTGGTTCTTGGTTTAAAGGATGATTCTAGCTGGAGACCTAGTCCAAAAAGCCAAGCTAAGATAGAACATATTTGGGTCTAAAATTAAGTTGATGATTGACTTGAATTGGgtatagaaaataaatacataacttaaataaacaaataaaatcaatatatatttaaatcggtttggttcggtttggttcgtttttcaaaccaccaaaaccgaaactgaacaaaaaatatttcggtttcggtttttttcaatttcggtttggtttttttcggttttcggtttttgaaCCCATCCTTAGGTGAAGTCATGATAGTCTACTCTTTGGGCTTTTTTGGTCATTTACAGTTACACAGACACatgatattattaatttttgcatTATAATATAGATAAAGCACAATAAAACGATTGATAGTTAAGAGCATCCttaaaagagatgtcaaattttaaacataaaatttaaactaataGCCTATGTGgcactttgattttttttagttttgatttcCACTCAgtatgttaaattaaattattatttattatgttATTTACCTTCACaatgataataaattttttttttagaacaaaataaaaaaattaaaaagcatttattaatcaattaaaaatggatttgaagctgttgtcaaatttgacagcagccaTCTTTGCCGTCAATCCACATCATGCCCCATAAAAAGTTGACATTTCGATTGAAAAACACTAATGttatttttttactgttagtACTGATGTGGACTTTTGGCATCGcatttagagatgctctaaagGATGAGTTGTATAGTATTAATAAATGAATACAGGTTTATCTTCAGTAGTCTAGCCTACTAGAGTccgatttctttttcttttctttttagaaCAAAcattattatctacactaagagggaggAGGTAGACTTAACCTTATAATGAGAtatcaataatatggttcaaatttggtgagaatcaaacttaaaatctttcacttacaaatgaagaggaataccattaaaCTATATTACTAAGTGACCAGAGTCCGACTTTTTAACAAACTTTCTTTGTTTCGATTTAAGTTAACTGTTCAATTACTTATAGTCAATCTTTCATTTCCCAAACTACAATCTTCATCGGAGTTCCCCGTTGTCATAATTTTAACTGCTGGACGCATACATAAACATTCTTACAGTAGCAAACTCGCGGTAGTGTGTGATATGAAAATTTGATTCACAGAAGCAGCCTTTTACTACCATGCACCATGGAGTGAAATTTAACACTTGCTAGCCTGCATAATTGAATTCTACATAAGAATTCCTATTAACTTTTCGAAATGAACGAAGCAGACGGAAGAATAACATCCACGTAACTACTAATCGATCTTAATCGGTattaggcctggtttggtactgaggtgattctaaaaagtgctagtataaaaaaaagctaggaactgtttttgtgtttggtaaacattcagcttaagctttttttttcagtttttggttaaaaaaagccaaaaacaagaagctaaaaccgactttttttcacatctgttttacataaaagtttaccaaacactataatactgttttttttattttaaaaaaagcacttttacaaaaaaatttaccaaacactctgctgcttattctcacagcacggcataatcggttttttttcaaagcacagcaataccaaaccagcccttaatctCTTACATGTAAATCGTATCTTGTGTGTATTACAAGAGGAAAGAATATGGGCTAATGATCAATTTGGTTACGTCCTTCTAACATTCTgattacttaaaaaaataataacaagaaGAAACCAACCCTAAATGGATAGTGCTCTTCAGTCTTCACGCATACCGTTTATactagttttgttttttggacaAACTAAGTTACTTTTCCATTAAACAAAAAGACTAATACAAGGAAAAGAGAGCCCAAAAGGCATACCAGAACCAAAATACCAGCCCATCAAGAAAAAGTAAATCCAACACAAAGCCCAAAAGACATGAGTGAAAAACAACAGAAACACTAAAACCAAACAGAGCAACAGGGTCAACGGAAACTGGGGGTGAGCGAGCCACCAGCGTAGTGAGCGCTCCCATAATCCTACCAAATAGTGCAAAAATCACTTTTAACAGCAACCCAAAACCCAAGCTCGTCACCGAGGAGAAGCACCAGGGGCCCTGGTAGCTGTGGTTTGTAGTTGTGGACACACAACGGAAGGAAGCATCGTTACAAGAGAGGTGTCTAAAGGTTCCGATCTGAGACAAGCTCAGGAATGGAGACAAAGCTCAAAGAAAGCCAAAAGGAAAACAGAAATAAAGCACCGCAGGAGAAAACCAGAGGAGGGAAAGCTTGACGGGGGAAGGGGGAGGACTTGAGGGTGTGGGTGACGGGTTGGGTTGCGTCACGAGGGAAAAGGGCGGAGGGGGAAGGAGGAGGACTTGAGGGCGTGGGTAACGGGCTAGAGAGTAGAAAGAAGAGGGGTAGCAGCAAGAGAAAGCCGGCCGACTCCAACCAGAGGAAGGAGTCGGGgctgggaatttttttttttttttggggggggggggggggggtggtggtggtggtgtgtgGGGGGAGGAGTTCCTACACCGTTTATACTTGTATATGTGGAAAGGATTCAGAGTTTGCTGGTAGAAGATGGACGAAACAACGAATGTCGACCTTCAGCAATAATCTCCCCAGATGCTTTGTTTCTTAGAAGTACATGGGTTCCAGAGTAACGACCTCTTTGTCCTAACCGTTTTGAGGTGATCTCTAACTCATCCTGCAATTTGAGAGATAAAAATTGATCAGATGCTATAGCTCTTCGAAAAATCTGATAAAATCAGAATGATACAGAGAAAAGATGTTCAAGCAAGAAATATCCAAACAGGAATCATATAACACCAGCACACGACGAGTAAGAAAAACCCCAATATTAGAACCATAAGAACATAGCCAAATGTGCATGGAAATGATCCTAAAAGATTGTTTAGAAATGATAATCATTCTTTCCCCTTGACAAAAAATACTCAAGGCGGATCAAACTCGTATTCATGAGAGTTAAACCTAAGACCTTGAGAAAAGTTGAGAGAGACAACTATCCATTACAGTAACCAAATTCTGAAAATCAAAATATGAAGGGAAATCATTCCGATCCATTGAAACCAGACCTATAATGGGTTTTCCAGCACATAAGTTCATACATTTGCAAACTGTTAGATTGAACGTGGACATGTATGGCCAATTCAGAGGTTGCTATGGACAACATATATCTGAAACaaaaaatggggatttatgaCTTAGTGAAAGCTTTGCTTACATTAAGCTTCGCCTTTGCCATGTACGAGATGGACATGTCCACTGAAACGGTCATAGGGATATGTGGAACAAAAACAGTAGAGGCACCAACTACATCAACAAGGGTTGCAATTACACCATTAGCCAGATTTCCAGCTCTATCCTGCAAACAATTGAAACACAGTTCCAAACTTACTCACAAGCAACTCGCGTTTTCAATAAATATCACCAATACTAATTGCATCAAATTTCCCGCTAAAAAAATTTGAGCTGTTAGGAGAAGAATCAATGGTTTCTATATCAATCAAATCCACCTGTCAATTTGATAATTGAAGATAAAAGCTTGGTTTTTAAATACTCAAGATCCTCCTCTCGAGAGTATGAATCCCACATCGTGCAAGGGAACCTTGACTAATAGTTTAAAATCAATGGGACTCTCCCTCCTATTGCCATTTGGTAATGCCTCACATTCCAATACTTCCTCTATCCTAcgaagacttggaaagagactaTAAGAAAATATATGACGTACTTGAGCTAAAGGTAGACTTGGGGCAAAACAGAGCATAGTTCTAAGATTAATACCGCCCACCCGACATAGTGGGattaag contains the following coding sequences:
- the LOC137742576 gene encoding uncharacterized protein, which gives rise to MRGESLAPIMEDAKKYLEVTEDESEAVSRLVFPSDRSIYDHFVESGIRVDRVQPGFVVCTFKVPPRLTDRAGNLANGVIATLVDVVGASTVFVPHIPMTVSVDMSISYMAKAKLNDELEITSKRLGQRGRYSGTHVLLRNKASGEIIAEGRHSLFRPSSTSKL